The nucleotide sequence AGTCCACAGGGAGGTGAATATCAATGGAAAACACGAAATATGAAATCATGTACATTATTCGTCCAAACATTGATGAAGAAGCAAAAACTGCTTTAATCGAACGTTTCGATGCAATCTTGAAAGATAACGGAGCAGAAGTTATCGAATCAAAAGATTGGGAAAAACGCCGTTTCGCTTATGAAATGAACGGTTACCGTGAAGGTATCTATCACATCGTTAAAGTATCTTCTCCATCATCAGCAAATGCTGTCAATGAATTTGACCGTCTTGCTAAAATCAACGACGATATCATTCGTCACATGATTGTTAAAGAAGAAGCTTAATTGTTGTTTCATGTGAAACAATAGAAAACGATGAGAGGAGATGACTATTTTGATTAATAATGTTGTATTAGTTGGACGTCTGACGAAAGATCCAGATTTGCGTTACACAGCAAGTGGTACGGCAGTCGCAACATTTACTTTGGCTGTGAATCGTAATTTTACAAACCAAAGCGGCAATCGCGAGGCTGATTTTATCAACTGTGTGATTTGGCGCAAATCAGCAGAAACTTTAGCAAACTATGCTCGTAAAGGAACACTTTTAGGTGTTACTGGACGTATCCAAACTCGTTCTTATGATAATCAGCAAGGACAACGTGTATACGTGACAGAAGTAGTAGCTGACAACTTCCAATTGCTGGAAAGTCGTTCTGCATCTGAAAATCGCCAACAAAGCGGCGGATTCCAAAGTTCTGGTCAATCAGCTGGCGGATTTGGCGGAAACAATAACTCTAATCAAACATCTCAATCATCCAACGGTATGCCTGATTTCGACCGTGATACTTCTGACCCATTCGGCTCAAGTTCAACGATCGACATTTCAGACGATGATTTACCATTCTAAACGAATTTGATAGGAGGGAAATAGAATGGCACAACAAAGAAGAGGCGGACGTAAACGTCGTAAAGTAGACTACATTGCTGCTAACCATATTGAATATATCGATTATAAAGATATCGAATTACTAAAAAGATTTATTTCAGAACGCGGTAAAATCTTGCCACGTCGTGTAACTGGTACAGGCGCTAAAAACCAACGTAAAATTACTGTTGCAATCAAACGCGCTCGTATCATGGGCTTGCTACCTTTCGTTAGCGAAGACTAATAAATCCTAGGAATTGAATGACTGATCCTTTTGATCAGCTATTCAATTCCTTTTTTTCTGTAAAAATAACCTCTATTCGTTTAGTCGCTCGAATGACGAAAGTTATGGTAAAATCAAATTAGTCATATATGGGAGGAAAATTATGGAAAATAAAAACAATCATTTATCCCCGAAACCTCTCTTCCTTATCCTGTTTATATTAATCGAAGTATTGGTAGTCTTAATTTTACCATTTCGTTTTGTTAGCGCTTCGGTCATTCTATTGATGAATTTATGGGGTGTTCGCTATTGGTTGAAAATGAAACGTTGGCTTATTTTAAATAAACGTGAAAAAATCCAGCAGGCTTCGACTGTAGCTGAAACCAATCTAGCTTATGTCTCAGAAGTCATGCCTGTAGGAGTGATTGCTTATCAGCCATCAAGCCAAAAAATCGAATGGCTCAATCCATTAGCATTGAAAATCAAAGATCAAAGTGGATTAACAGAGGAAGAATTGCTAGATACTTTTTTTACTGCAAAAGAAAAAAAGAAAAACCAAGTCTATCTAGCAGATAAAACATTTCAGTTTGATATGGATACAGTAAAGGGTGTTGTTTATTTTAATGATATTACCCAAAACCAGTTGTTAAAACTCCATCAGACGAACAGTCAGCCGGTGATTGGTATTTTATCTATTGATAACTATGCAGATGCCATTGATAAATTAGATGACAAAGAGATTTCTTATTTGAACTCTTTCGTCACTACACTAGTTTCTGACTGGATGAATGAATACCATGTCTTTTTCAAAAGAATCAACGCAGAACGGTTTTTCTTCGTAGCACAGATGATCGATCTGAAAAAGATGATGGATAAAAAATTTGATTTGCTGGATCGCTTTCGAGCAGAAGCTGAAAAACAGAGCTCGCCTATCACCCTTAGTATGGGGATTGCTTATGGCTCAAGAACCCTCGATGAAATCGGTGGAGAAGCTCAGAATAATTTAGATGTTGCTTTAGTCCGTGGAGGCGACCAAGTTGTCGTGAAAGAGGTAAAAGAAGGAGCAAAACCTGTTTATTATGGGGGGAAATCTGCTAAGAATGTCAAACGCACGCGTGTTCGTTCTCGAGCGATGAGTACCGCTTTGCGTCGGATTTTTGATGAAACAGGCGATGTGTTTATCATGGGGCACAAGTTTCCGGATATGGATGCTTTAGGCTCTGCTTTTGGTGTCAGTTGTCTGGCACGCTTCAACCAGAAAAAAGCTTACATCGTTATCAATGAGAACGAGATCATTCCAGATGTAGAACGGTGTCTTGAAGAAATCCATAAGCATCCTGAATTAGAAATGCAACTAATCTCTCCA is from Enterococcus faecium and encodes:
- the rpsF gene encoding 30S ribosomal protein S6, whose protein sequence is MENTKYEIMYIIRPNIDEEAKTALIERFDAILKDNGAEVIESKDWEKRRFAYEMNGYREGIYHIVKVSSPSSANAVNEFDRLAKINDDIIRHMIVKEEA
- a CDS encoding DHH family phosphoesterase, with amino-acid sequence MENKNNHLSPKPLFLILFILIEVLVVLILPFRFVSASVILLMNLWGVRYWLKMKRWLILNKREKIQQASTVAETNLAYVSEVMPVGVIAYQPSSQKIEWLNPLALKIKDQSGLTEEELLDTFFTAKEKKKNQVYLADKTFQFDMDTVKGVVYFNDITQNQLLKLHQTNSQPVIGILSIDNYADAIDKLDDKEISYLNSFVTTLVSDWMNEYHVFFKRINAERFFFVAQMIDLKKMMDKKFDLLDRFRAEAEKQSSPITLSMGIAYGSRTLDEIGGEAQNNLDVALVRGGDQVVVKEVKEGAKPVYYGGKSAKNVKRTRVRSRAMSTALRRIFDETGDVFIMGHKFPDMDALGSAFGVSCLARFNQKKAYIVINENEIIPDVERCLEEIHKHPELEMQLISPERAIELKKEEDLLVMVDYHKPSLSISQGLYEQFDKIVIIDHHRRGEEFPSKPLLTYIESSASSASELVSELIQYQSSKTNRLDRFEATLLLAGMVVDTNSFNVRTTARTFDVASYLRSCGADASLVQYLLSSDLATYLEISNLIAGSDYVTSDIVVAAGTDEKEYNSVIAAKTADTLLSMININAAFVITKRTDGLIGISARSTGTINVQIIMESLGGGGHFTNAATQLENTTVEETKQKLFAAIKENMNQIYDKE
- the ssb gene encoding single-stranded DNA-binding protein; protein product: MINNVVLVGRLTKDPDLRYTASGTAVATFTLAVNRNFTNQSGNREADFINCVIWRKSAETLANYARKGTLLGVTGRIQTRSYDNQQGQRVYVTEVVADNFQLLESRSASENRQQSGGFQSSGQSAGGFGGNNNSNQTSQSSNGMPDFDRDTSDPFGSSSTIDISDDDLPF
- the rpsR gene encoding 30S ribosomal protein S18; this translates as MAQQRRGGRKRRKVDYIAANHIEYIDYKDIELLKRFISERGKILPRRVTGTGAKNQRKITVAIKRARIMGLLPFVSED